Proteins from one Cicer arietinum cultivar CDC Frontier isolate Library 1 chromosome 3, Cicar.CDCFrontier_v2.0, whole genome shotgun sequence genomic window:
- the LOC101492539 gene encoding pre-mRNA-processing factor 39-1-like isoform X2, translating into MEASESMDLANNVLARASQVFVKRQPEIHLFCARFREQAGDLVGARAAYQLVHTEISPGLLEAIIRHGNMEYRLGKLEDAFSLYEQAIAIEKGKEHSQTLPMLFAQYSRFVYLGMKMMKHCLVEEDKKRVVDSSNRIHFVLVRLRLRLLLLELVL; encoded by the exons ATGGAAGCTAGTGAAAGTATGGATCTTGCAAATAACGTTCTTGCTCGGGCGAGCCAAGTTTTTGTCAAG AGACAACCAGAGATACATCTTTTTTGTGCTCGGTTCAGGGAGCAGGCCGGTGATCTAGTGGGTGCTAGGGCTGCGTATCAACTTGTGCACACTGAAATTTCTCCAGGTCTTCTTGAAGCAATAATAAGGCATGGCAATATGGAATATCGATTG GGGAAGTTGGAAGATGCCTTCTCATTGTATGAACAGGCCATTGCCATTGAGAAAGGAAAAGAACATTCACAAACACTGCCAATGTTGTTCGCTCAGTATTCTCGATTTGTTTATTTG GGTATGAAAATGATGAAGCATTGTTTGGTTGAAGAGGATAAGAAGAGAGTGGTGGATTCATCAAACAGAATTCATTTTGTGTTGGTGAGATTGAGATTGAGATTGTTGCTGTTGGAGTTGGTGTTATAA
- the LOC140919727 gene encoding uncharacterized protein → MASNNIALPAPPVFTGKSYEIWSVMMRTQLRAYDLWEVVETATEPPPLQENPNVAQMRYRSEQVAKRAKALTILHSAVNDDVFMRISYLETAKQVWEKLEEEFFGNERTKQMQVLNLKREFEALKMNEAETINDFMTKVMKVVTQFRLLEEEFLDSRIVEKVLVVLRERFESKISSPEESKDLSKISLTELKNALQAQEQRRLLQQEEATEAV, encoded by the coding sequence ATGGCTTCTAACAATATTGCACTACCAGCACCTCCTGTATTTACAGGAAAGAGTTATGAAATATGGTCTGTAATGATGAGGACTCAGTTGAGAGCATATGATCTTTGGGAGGTGGTGGAAACAGCTACTGAACCACCACCTTTGCAAGAAAATCCAAATGTTGCTCAAATGAGATACCGCAGTGAGCAAGTTGCTAAGAGAGCTAAGGCTCTTACCATCCTTCACTCTGCTGTGAATGATGATGTTTTCATGAGAATCTCATACTTGGAGACAGCAAAACAAGTTTGGGAGAAGTTGGAAGAAGAGTTTTTTGGGAATGAAAGAACCAAACAAATGCAGGTTCTTAATCTCAAAAGAGAGTTTGAAGCCTTGAAGATGAATGAAGCTGAAACCATAAATGATTTCATGACGAAAGTTATGAAAGTTGTAACCCAATTTAGATTGTTGGAGGAAGAATTTCTTGATAGTAGAATTGTAGAAAAAGTCTTGGTGGTTTTACGCGAAAGGTTCGAATCCAAAATTTCTTCACCTGAAGAGTCTAAAGATCTTTCTAAGATAAGCTTAACAGAGCTTAAAAATGCTCTTCAAGCTCAAGAGCAGAGAAGACTTCTTCAACAAGAGGAAGCAACAGAAgcagtgtaa
- the LOC101492539 gene encoding pre-mRNA-processing factor 39-1-like isoform X1: protein MEASESMDLANNVLARASQVFVKRQPEIHLFCARFREQAGDLVGARAAYQLVHTEISPGLLEAIIRHGNMEYRLGKLEDAFSLYEQAIAIEKGKEHSQTLPMLFAQYSRFVYLASGNAEKAREILVGGLDNATLSKALLEAFLFCVLQLPSVDLLKSSRFFSLVV, encoded by the exons ATGGAAGCTAGTGAAAGTATGGATCTTGCAAATAACGTTCTTGCTCGGGCGAGCCAAGTTTTTGTCAAG AGACAACCAGAGATACATCTTTTTTGTGCTCGGTTCAGGGAGCAGGCCGGTGATCTAGTGGGTGCTAGGGCTGCGTATCAACTTGTGCACACTGAAATTTCTCCAGGTCTTCTTGAAGCAATAATAAGGCATGGCAATATGGAATATCGATTG GGGAAGTTGGAAGATGCCTTCTCATTGTATGAACAGGCCATTGCCATTGAGAAAGGAAAAGAACATTCACAAACACTGCCAATGTTGTTCGCTCAGTATTCTCGATTTGTTTATTTG GCCTCTGGCAATGCAGAAAAAGCTAGAGAGATTTTAGTTGGGGGGCTTGATAATGCTACGCTGTCAAAGGCACTACTTGAGGCTTTTCTCTTCTGTGTCTTGCAGCTACCCTCTGTGGATCTTTTGAAATCTTCACGTTTTTTCTCTTTGGTGGTTTAA